The DNA window CAGTACAAGGAAACGGCAAGTCTGAAACTGGTTGCGATTCCCTGGCCGGCTTGGCCGCTCGCCACAGTGGGCAGAGGCGCCTGGAGGGTGGAATCCAGCCTCGACTCCTGCCTCGGGACGGCAGGACTTGGGATTcgagaggcagcaggagctggggtggcCGTAAGTAGGACTGTGCACGCTGCTGTGGGGCCGGCAACGGTCTGGGATGGTCAGTGGCCAGGAGACCTGGCAGCGCAGCGAGGGGCTGCTTGCCAGCTTCCCCCCGGCACGGGAGCCGGAGCTGCAAAGGGGTGATTTGTTTTAAGATACAGTTAACTTTCACCTAACCGACTGCGAACAGTGAGATTTTTGCTGCCTGCGAGCCGTGGGCTGAAAAACTAAGCCGCATCCCAGTTTTTCTGCTGTTGGGAGAAACCGTTTGTAGGCTGACGGTGGGGAGGTGGCTGCTGTTTCACTTGGAAAATGATGCCGTTCAGTACTTGCTGCGAAGGGGTAGCAGGGAGAGCAGACTCGGCTGTTAGAAATCACAAAGGACTGTGGATCAGTGACCCCCGTGGGGATTTCTGGCCTCATTTCTCACATGTGTCCATGTATTCTGAGCGACTTGCCGGAGGGAATCCCTTACAGCGTCAGGGAGGCTCTGTGCTCGCCGGGGAGGGGATGCCAGCCTGCGGGACAGACGCCCGGTGTGCCATCCGTGTGGGGCCGTGGTGTGAATCCATCCTCAGGGCTGTcgggagctgcagggctgcccgGGGCTCCCCTTCCAGCCACAGGCAAGGGCTTTGCAGAGCACGGTGTCGGAAGCGGTCTCAGAGACTCCCTGGCATCCAGCTTTCCaagcaaatgttttaaaaggcaaagatgTGGGATAAAAAAAGAACTGCTGTGTGGTGGTATTCTCAGGAGGCTTTGCAAATTCCTCCACCTCGGAGCTGtgtgtctttctcttctttctctggatTCCCCTAAGCAGCTGGTAGCGAGCCGTGGTGGTGAGCTTTCACATGCATGTCATGCCTTGGCCCCAAGGGAGTGTTGGGGAAACGTTTCCCTTTGCTTGGCAGGGGTAAACGGGTCTACAGAACAAGGGCCGAGCATAGCCATGAATCCAGAAGCAATGCCCTAGGTGGCTGGGCCGGTGGCACAAGCTAGGAGGAGGACACACTTGGGTCAAATGAGCCAGAGGCAGCcgcagcagggatgctgcggcAGCGCAAGAGCGAGAAGAGACTTGTGGGGTGGAGACAGCCTGGCCAGGTGGTAGAGACCATTGGGTGGTTGCAGCCCCCCAGGCTCCGGACCATTTGCTGGTGGCGAGGTCGATGTGCCTTGCTCGGGTAGCTGTGGAGCACACCTTGGCTTCTGAGTCTCTGGGCTGGAAAGAGCCACCATGTTAATGCATGGCCACCTAACTGAGAAATTATCACGTTTCCACTCTTGTGAGGGATGATGTTTGGGAAAGAAGGATGCATGAAGAGATCCTCAACGTCTGGATTCATTCATAGTGCAGATGTAGGTTAAATGGCTGTTTGCAAACATGGATGCACCAGTAGCGCTTAATGTACCTCGAGGACAGAACAGGGCATTGAGTCCTTCAGACAGAGCTCCCCGTGGATATACGTGTCCCCCATGCCGTCATTTTCAGGGACAGTTTCCAGAGAGCTCAGACTAAGTAGTGCCTTAAAGAAC is part of the Chroicocephalus ridibundus chromosome 12, bChrRid1.1, whole genome shotgun sequence genome and encodes:
- the PKIG gene encoding cAMP-dependent protein kinase inhibitor gamma isoform X1, which translates into the protein MSIGLQQAGTDSGGEENTPLGPRSATSFSSSQYKETASLKLVAIPWPAWPLATVGRGAWRVESSLDSCLGTAGLGIREAAGAGVAKLLPCCV